Proteins from one Argopecten irradians isolate NY chromosome 15, Ai_NY, whole genome shotgun sequence genomic window:
- the LOC138308630 gene encoding uncharacterized protein, producing the protein MLRQLLINKSTEHVIYSNQKKIEVDITVQMENGIVGSLALNTPFVGFESNTASVELHMSETTLTSTITAAVGARSIRQSLKPWYDRQLNDWLHQHSDAFRKFPKYGLSLNAVGSSSDSKIDIAVTYDETKPVEIQLKHTISGERYDASFLFRTLYMPELSARVTHNGNLRAFSNELQLSAGSDYSLQHDFTCRFEEGLADVSSTFTGNLAGRRHSVKSTFSHQGPINNFRTNLKNNFNGRKSALSVSFRNAASIDGSIVLKTPFKSIKNVAATLQHSGDLNQFSTIANMQLTPTKVIAAKVDFFKHRLRRINANIELTTPFEGLELTKIAYRHTVSSNDVKVFSDVTYGSSKVSGSLKTSKSPLSFDVSLQTPFTDFEDVGVKAKYARQGLSHDINMNVRYNTGKDISFKSSVDLAANPITLTADLATPFAGYELTELRYTHTGRFPDFRCTADFSASYVSPINGELALRFGSISDMDILVTFTSPFFENAEAMKFVLRNQKGTNDYQSHTEVAWSQTDVIAVDGSFAHSETWNGNTGNIGLRIATPFSSLRSVVVTVGHDLVSSKYTETVSTELNGNKILDMDVVIGKDTAYVAELTMRAPRTVAFSSNGEISDSVLRGDVNMNWDTKSQDSNVRMSAVLNDGSDRFTKRKDMSVTVTLPRKTVAVSGSLSKSSVAVSSSGNVIVDGVTKFGIDYETSAKNKRNNKERRNSLAIRLPSRTLKTTGLFSNSYGTKTTEGAIFWDADRDETKKIGVRTSLIPQGRSTKADFSVSFPSIGKNVKLDSEMTLNSGNIIFDGKTELSYSGDASKNLVIHSRVEDLSSGFRKNYSFIVGVTHPATTIDVQLSSHLGHVDNKFTADVGLEYLTAQRNRKNFALMGEIDSMRKQMKVEMVSPVKSIMVSGQVSTSVPYRLSINNLYDERPIDAELTIDPSNLSMGFHMNYDIDNSAKMLHAEAKYVNSTAIRAEVFREENSQRITDTLFAMRLNSSRLLHSRLHWRPTIVQDLKSYGLRRMARNNRDLVELYDEVTSAVNEEVNSKYNNIRSAILEELKTLIRICFTSIRIMLQPIMISVKYLFKTIPHSCSPNLRSLDQWMEAAISTPVSYPMKESVDVYVVGGRSLLQLGGQESMTNYAVMMDVLDEKLGELSTAVLRTFKAYHDHFTAAIAQPLNTDAVRVAKAKYNEYLTKLTSQLPSVRNMAQRYTSSMYNTREQVNSALYGLLDRPEVTYARSQAAAAYKFWEVEKNTKAAIHSVYNYIIEIIEEEIESLKSVITDLEKTKITVFDPVNGEVQTDTYLIVPMKSLKSLPGIDMVQHYNKIRSYLPDTTQWTSIFDYVPSSDVDTWMPPFDAFATVEGNTFTTFDGKTYQFDGRCSYVLAGDYMDGNFSIILDNMSKQKRRVIISTTQHTVQLLPKNKLRIDGAIVEMPFHAQDISVINDGDDVTVSGHGFTVRHNVPRDMYEIGLNGWYYGKTGGLLGTYDNERHNDMMMSSRQITSDVTTFADTWEVKDRCR; encoded by the exons ATGTTACGTCAACTGCTAATCAACAAATCCACGGAACATGTCATTTACAGCAACCAAAAGAAGATCGAAGTTGACATAACCGTACAGATGGAAAACGGTATTGTAGGGAGCCTAGCCCTTAACACTCCATTCGTAGGATTTGAGTCCAATACCGCTTCAGTTGAACTGCACATGTCAGAGACTACGTTGACGTCTACCATTACCGCCGCTGTAGGTGCCAGGAGCATCAGGCAGTCACTTAAACCTTGGTATGACCGACAACTCAATGACTGGCTCCATCAACATTCAGACGCCTTTCGAAAATTTCCAAAATATGGTCTTAGTCTGAATGCAGTAGGGTCATCGTCTGACAGTAAAATCGACATCGCGGTTACATATGATGAAACCAAACCTGTTGAAATACAACTGAAACATACCATCTCAGGAGAAAGATATGATGCCAGTTTCCTTTTCCGTACACTGTACATGCCTGAACTATCAGCCCGTGTCACACATAATGGTAATTTGAGAGCATTTTCTAACGAACTGCAGCTGTCAGCAGGATCAGACTACAGTCTTCAGCACGATTTCACATGTCGATTCGAGGAAGGATTGGCCGATGTGTCATCTACCTTTACTGGAAATCTCGCTGGACGTAGACATTCAGTAAAATCTACATTTAGTCACCAAGGACCGATCAACAACTTCAGAACAAACCTAAAGAATAATTTTAACGGCCGTAAATCAGCCTTGAGCGTATCATTCAGAAATGCAGCCTCCATTGATGGATCAATTGTTTTGAAGACACCTTTCAAATCTATCAAAAATGTCGCAGCAACGCTCCAGCACTCCGGAGATCTAAACCAGTTCTCCACCATTGCCAATATGCAACTTACGCCAACCAAAGTAATAGCAGCAAAGGTAGATTTCTTCAAGCACCGTCTTCGTCGTATCAACGCTAATATTGAACTCACCACACCATTTGAAGGTTTGGAATTGACAAAGATCGCATACAGACATACAGTGTCATCTAATGATGTCAAAGTCTTCAGTGATGTGACATACGGATCAAGTAAAGTGAGCGGTTCATTGAAGACATCCAAGTCTCCGTTGTCTTTTGATGTTTCTCTTCAGACACCTTTCACTGATTTCGAAGACGTCGGAGTGAAAGCAAAGTATGCCAGACAAGGTCTCAGTCACGACATCAACATGAATGTAAGATATAACACTGGAAAGGACATTTCTTTCAAGTCGTCGGTCGATCTCGCCGCCAATCCCATTACCCTGACAGCAGATCTCGCAACTCCATTTGCTGGTTACGAACTGACCGAATTAAGGTACACACACACTGGACGTTTCCCCGACTTCAGATGTACCGCTGACTTTTCAGCCTCGTATGTCTCCCCAATCAATGGAGAGTTGGCACTGAGGTTTGGATCTATCAGCGATATGGACATCCTTGTTACGTTTACAAGTCCATTCTTTGAGAACGCCGAAGCAATGAAATTTGTGCTTCGTAATCAGAAAGGAACAAACGATTACCAGTCACACACTGAAGTTGCTTGGTCGCAGACCGATGTCATCGCAGTTGACGGCAGCTTTGCCCACAGTGAAACATGGAATGGAAACACAGGAAATATTGGTCTCAGAATTGCAACTCCATTTTCTTCCCTTCGTTCAGTTGTTGTAACTGTCGGTCATGATTTGGTTTCATCCAAATACACGGAAACAGTCTCCACAGAGTTGAACGGCAACAAAATCCTTGACATGGATGTTGTAATTGGAAAGGACACAGCATACGTAGCAGAATTAACGATGCGGGCACCACGGACAGTTGCATTTTCATCTAATGGTGAAATATCAGACTCTGTCCTCAGAGGAGACGTGAACATGAACTGGGACACGAAAAGCCAGGACAGCAATGTTAGAATGTCAGCTGTTCTCAATGACGGCAGTGACAGATTTACCAAGAGGAAGGATATGTCCGTCACAGTCACACTACCAAGAAAGACAGTCGCCGTCTCCGGTTCCCTCAGTAAGTCATCTGTAGCCGTAAGCTCCAGTGGAAACGTAATAGTTGACGGTGTTACCAAATTTGGAATTGACTATGAAACATCCGCTAAAAATAAGCGCAATAACAAAGAACGACGCAACTCCTTGGCTATTCGACTTCCATCCAGAACTCTTAAAACAACCGGTCTCTTCAGTAACAGCTACGGTACCAAGACCACTGAGGGCGCTATCTTTTGGGATGCCGACAGAGACGAAACAAAGAAAATTGGAGTGAGAACCAGCCTTATTCCTCAGGGACGATCAACAAAGGCTGACTTCTCTGTTAGCTTCCCGAGTATCGGAAAG AATGTCAAGCTGGACTCTGAAATGACACTGAACAGCGGAAATATCATCTTTGATGGCAAAACTGAACTCAGCTACTCAGGCGATGCTAGCAAAAACCTCGTGATCCATTCCCGAGTAGAAGACCTATCGTCCGGATTTAGAAAGAACTACAGTTTTATTGTTGGTGTCACTCACCCCGCCACTACCATTGACGTTCAACTCTCATCTCATCTCGGTCACGTGGACAACAAGTTTACCGCCGACGTGGGTCTGGAATACCTAACAGCCCAGCGAAACAGGAAGAACTTCGCCCTAATGGGAGAAATCGATAGCATGAGGAAGCAGATGAAAGTTgag ATGGTATCTCCAGTGAAATCTATCATGGTGTCAGGTCAGGTCAGTACCAGTGTTCCATACAGACTTTCAATCAACAACCTGTATGACGAAAGGCCAATAGACGCAGAATTGACCATTGATCCCAGCAATCTCAGCATGGGATTCCATATGAACTACGACATTG ACAACTCAGCCAAGATGCTACATGCTGAGGCTAAATACGTGAATAGTACCGCTATCAGAGCTGAAGTTTTCCGAGAGGAGAATTCACAGAGGATTACCGACACCTTGTTCGCTATGCGCCTTAATAGCTCCAGACTTCTTCACTCCAGGTTACATTGGCGTCCAACCATTGTCCAGGATCTCAAG TCATATGGACTCCGACGTATGGCTCGTAACAACAGAGATCTTGTGGAACTCTATGATGAAGTAACATCAGCTGTCAACGAGGAGGTGAACTCCAAGTACAATAACATCAGATCTGCCATTCTGGAAGAATTGAAGACTTTGATAAGAATTTGCT TTACCAGTATTCGCATTATGCTTCAACCAATCATGATATCtgtgaaatatttattcaaG ACAATACCTCACAGCTGCTCTCCAAATCTCCGAAGCCTTGACCAGTGGATGGAGGCTGCCATCTCTACGCCCGTGTCCTATCCTATGAAGGAGTCTGTAGATGTTTATGTTGTTGGAGGACGCTCACTCTTACAG TTAGGAGGACAAGAATCGATGACGAATTACGCTGTCATGATGGATGTCTTGGATGAGAAACTTGGAGAACTTTCGACAGCAGTGCTGAGGACATTCAAAGCCTACCACGATCATTTCACTG CTGCTATCGCCCAGCCACTAAACACAGACGCTGTACGTGTCGCTAAAGCCAAGTACAATGAATACCTCACCAAACTGACCAGCCAACTGCCTTCTGTCAGAAACATGGCCCAGCGGTACACGTCATCGATGTACAACACCAGGGAACAGGTCAACTCCGCGCTGTACGGACTGTTGGACAGACCGGAAGTTACGTACGCGAGGTCACAG GCTGCTGCAGCTTACAAATTCTGGGAAGTTGAAAAGAACACAAAAGCCGCCATCCACAGTGTATACAATTACATCATTGAGATAATCGAGGAAGAAATCGAGTCCCTGAAATCTGTGATTACTGACCTTGAGAAGACAAAGATAACAGTATTTGACCCCGTGAACGGCGAGGTTCAGACCGACACCTACCTGATTGTGCCAATGAAATCTCTAAAGTCACTACCCGGCATTGATATGGTCCAACACTACAACAAGATCCGCTCCTACCTACCGGACACCACTCAGTGGACATCCATCTTCGATTATGTCCCCTCCTCAGATGTAGACACCTGGATGCCACCATTTGATG CTTTCGCCACAGTAGAGGGTAACACATTCACAACATTTGACGGTAAAACCTACCAGTTTGACGGCCGATGTAGCTATGTTTTGGCTGGTGACTATATGGACGGTAACTTCTCTATCATCCTCGATAATATGAGCAAACAGAAGAGGAGGGTTATTATctctaccacacaacacactgTACAACTCCTACCAAAGAACAAG CTGAGAATTGATGGAGCCATTGTTGAAATGCCATTCCACGCTCAGGATATATCTGTAATCAATGATGGTGATGACGTCACAGTTAGTGGGCATGGCTTCACCGTTCGCCATAATGTACCACGTGATATGTATGAGATCGGACTGAATGGTTGGTACTACGGCAAAACTGGAGGTTTATTGGGAACCTACGATAATGAACGTCATAACGACATGATGATGTCATCGCGACAAATCACCAGTGACGTCACCACTTTCGCCGACACATGGGAAGTTAAGGACAGATGTCGTTAA